The Erigeron canadensis isolate Cc75 chromosome 4, C_canadensis_v1, whole genome shotgun sequence genome window below encodes:
- the LOC122595250 gene encoding phospholipid:diacylglycerol acyltransferase 1-like translates to MATLTRRRKPTPEDQQQNPDPTHDSEDDKQEKIKSLKKGKKKIKKNYSCIDNCCWFIGCVCSVWWLLLFLYNAMPASFPQFVTEAISGPWPDPPGVKCLKQGLKAKHPVVFVPGIVTGGLELWEGHQCMDGLFRKRLWGGTFGEVYKRPSCWVQHMSLDNKTGMDPPGIRVRPVSGLVAADYFAPGYFVWAVLIANLARVGYEEKNMYMASYDWRLAFQNTEVRDQTLSRIKSNIELMVATNGGNKAVIIPHSMGVIYFLHFMKWVEAPAPMGGGGGPDWCAKHIKAVMNIGGPFLGVPKAVAGLFSAEAKDIASVRALAPGVLDSDIFQIQTLQHVMRMSRTWDSTMSMIPKGGDTIWGGVDWSPEEGYSPSKRKHGNDTQKESTGEVREATQANYGRMVSFGKDIAEAPSSEIERIEFRGAVKGNNVANHTCRDVWTEYHDMGFGGIKAVAEYKVYTAGDIVDLFEFVAPKMMERGSAHFSYGIADNLDDPKYAHYKYWSNPLETKLPNAPDMEIYSMYGVGIPTERAYIYKFTTAAECYIPFQIDTSADDKNEDGCLNDGVYTVEGDETVPALSAGYMCAKGWRGKTRFNPSGIKTYIREYDHNPPSNFLEGRGTQSGAHVDIMGNFQLIEDVIKVAAGATGEELGGDQVYTEIFKWSEKIDLKL, encoded by the exons ATGGCCACACTAACTCGAAGAAGAAAACCAACCCCAGAAGACCAACAACAAAACCCAGATCCAACACATGATTCAGAAGACGACAAacaagaaaagataaaatctttaaaaaaaggcaagaaaaaaatcaagaaaaactaTTCTTGTATTGACAACTGTTGCTGGTTTATAGGATGTGTGTGTTCAGTATGGTGGCTGTTGCTGTTTTTATATAATGCCATGCCTGCCAGTTTTCCGCAGTTTGTGACGGAAGCAATATCTGGGCCGTGGCCTGATCCGCCAGGTGTCAAGTGTTTGAAACAAGGATTGAAAGCGAAACATCCAGTTGTGTTTGTTCCTGGGATCGTCACAGGTGGACTTGAGCTTTGGGAAGGGCATCAGTGTATGGATGGTTTGTTTAGGAAAAGACTTTGGGGTGGTACTTTTGGTGAAGTTTATAAGAg GCCTTCATGCTGGGTACAACACATGTCGCTAGACAACAAAACCGGAATGGATCCTCCAGGTATAAGGGTCAGGCCTGTAAGTGGACTCGTAGCTGCTGACTACTTCGCTCCAGGATACTTTGTATGGGCTGTTTTGATTGCTAACTTGGCTCGTGTTGGATATGAAgagaaaaatatgtatatgGCATCATATGACTGGAGACTTGCATTTCAAAATACAGAA GTAAGAGACCAAACTTTGAGCCGGATAAAGAGCAATATAGAACTCATGGTCGCTACAAATGGTGGAAATAAGGCGGTTATCATTCCACATTCAATGGGTGTCATCTACTTTTTGCATTTTATGAAATGGGTGGAAGCACCAGCTCCAATGGGTGGTGGAGGTGGACCAGATTGGTGCGCTAAGCACATCAAAGCAGTGATGAATATTGGTGGACCATTTTTGGGTGTCCCAAAGGCTGTGGCTGGGCTTTTCTCTGCTGAAGCCAAGGATATTGCATCTGTCAG GGCACTTGCACCAGGTGTGTTGGACTCAGATATATTTCAGATTCAAACTTTGCAACATGTTATGAGAATGAGTCGCACCTGGGATTCAACTATGTCCATGATACCAAAAGGTGGGGACACCATTTGGGGCGGTGTTGACTGGTCACCTGAAGAAGGATATTCTCCTAGTAAGAGAAAACATGGAAATGACACCCAGAAAGAGTCTACAGGTGAAGTACGTGAAGCAACACAGGCAAATTATGGAAGGATGGTTTCCTTTGGAAAAGATATAGCGGAGGCACCATCTTCAGAGATAGAGAGGATAGAATTCAGG GGTGCTGTCAAGGGTAACAATGTTGCAAATCATACATGTCGGGACGTGTGGACTGAATACCATGACATGGGATTTGGTGGTATCAAGGCTGTTGCTGAGTACAAGGTGTATACAGCTGGAGACATCGTGGATTTGTTCGAGTTTGTTGCCCCAAAAATGATGGAACGAGGCAGTGCTCATTTTTCATATGGCATTGCTGACAATTTGGACGACCCAAAATATGCACATTACAAATACTGGTCCAACCCGTTGGAGACAAA GTTACCAAATGCTCCTGACATGGAAATCTATTCAATGTACGGAGTTGGGATTCCAACTGAACGAGCATATATCTATAAGTTCACTACCGCAGCAGAATGCTACATACCCTTTCAGATTGACACATCAGCAGATGATAAAAATGAAGATGGCTGTTTGAATGATGGAGTTTATACAGTTGAGGGTGATGAAACCGTCCCAGCATTAAGTGCAGGATATATGTGTGCAAAAGGGTGGCGTGGGAAAACCCGTTTCAATCCCTCAGGAATCAAAACGTACATTAGGGAGTATGATCACAACCCTCCATCTAACTTTCTTGAGGGCCGTGGCACGCAAAGTGGTGCCCACGTCGATATAATGGGTAACTTCCAATTAATCGAAGATGTCATAAAAGTCGCTGCTGGAGCGACAGGTGAAGAACTGGGAGGTGACCAGGTTTACACAGAAATATTCAAGTGGTCTGAGAAAATCGACCTGAAGTTGTGA
- the LOC122595510 gene encoding protein BIG GRAIN 1-like B — MYRPYRENPSFSSSLLDEIYRSIDQRDDQEQVTVFQKNPRNKHNSFSDNNSETALFEKWAEPITCKKNMTKKQSPPELKTGYNSSSSSSDSSGFSSSETESVYGFSSKPKPIRTNTDRHDKYSYNTRSEKDKQCNYKYNNNNNQKYQFDDFQAKPKHEGKFVNKTKSRAMKIYGDLKKVKQPISPGGRLATFLNSIFATNNNTKKIPQQSLESKSTTTTTCSSASSYSRSCLSKTPSSSSRGKLNTNTKRSVRFYLDTEKPCDIFIGLNQDDKTRQVEEAARNLLRNYQKKVECEFELSSNNVKSYNVMDMKYDEDDDDDVASHASSDLFELENLSAIGMGKYGDELPVYETTYLDMNLAIGNGFLM; from the coding sequence ATGTATAGACCATATAGAGAAAACCCTTCATTCTCATCCTCGTTGCTCGACGAGATCTATAGATCCATCGATCAACGAGATGACCAAGAACAAGTCacagtttttcaaaaaaacccCAGAAATAAACATAACAGTTTCTCTGATAACAACAGCGAAACTGCTCTGTTTGAAAAATGGGCCGAGCCCATCACATGCAAAAAAAACATGACTAAAAAACAATCACCTCCAGAGTTGAAAACCGGCTACAACTCCAGTTCTAGCTCTTCTGACTCGAGCGGTTTTTCATCCTCAGAAACAGAATCGGTTTACGGTTTTTCATCAAAACCTAAACCTATTCGTACAAACACCGACCGACACGACAAATATTCGTACAACACAAGATCAGAGAAAGATAAACAATGCAACTACaagtacaacaacaacaataaccaaAAGTACCAATTTGACGATTTTCAAGCGAAACCAAAACACGAGGGCAAATTCGTCAATAAGACGAAATCTAGAGCAATGAAAATCTACGgtgatttaaaaaaagtaaaacagcCAATTTCTCCAGGGGGTCGACTAGCAACTTTTTTAAACTCGATTTTCGCAACaaataacaatacaaaaaaGATCCCGCAACAATCATTAGAATCAAAATCAACAACAACCACGACATGTTCATCAGCGTCATCGTATTCTAGATCATGTTTAAGCAAAACACCCTCGTCATCATCTAGAGGAAAATTAAACACCAACACGAAAAGATCCGTTCGGTTTTACCTAGACACCGAAAAACCGTGCGACATTTTTATTGGTCTCAATCAAGACGACAAAACGCGACAAGTTGAAGAAGCCGCGAGAAACTTGTTAAGGaattaccaaaaaaaagttGAGTGCGAGTTCGAGTTAAGTTCAAACAATGTCAAAAGTTACAATGTAATGGATATGAAATATGACGAGGACGATGACGATGATGTGGCGAGCCACGCAAGCTCGGATTTGTTTGAGCTAGAGAATTTGTCGGCAATTGGAATGGGGAAATATGGGGATGAATTGCCGGTGTATGAAACAACTTATTTGGATATGAATTTAGCTATTGGTAATGGTTTTTTAATGTAA
- the LOC122594937 gene encoding uncharacterized protein LOC122594937, translating into MKRKLITSIPDRYIIPRWTMKATYNVGSTGRWMGVNDHGAEEVSFMSLWSIRAKFNKALEEGRDSLSEIKRLDILLDDYVEEQYTRKNNTPEVDFENDSIAPTVTQVDMSQQFFVSDPILPVKTKGRPKVSTRMKSSIEKALEPKKKKSCAYCKGAEKDG; encoded by the exons ATGAAGAGAAAACTCATAACATCCATTCCTGATCGCTATATAATACCGAGATGGACAATGAAAGCAACTTATAATGTAGGAAGTACTGGTAGATGGATGGGTGTTAATGATCATGGTGCTGAAGAAGTTAGTTTCATGAGTTTGTGGTCCATTAGAGCAAAGTTCAACAAAGCACTCGAAGAAGGTCGAGATTCCCTGTCTGAAATTAAAAGACTTGATATATTGCTTGATGATTATGTTGAAGAGCAATACACAAGAAAGAATAATACACCTGAGGTGGATTTTGAAAATGATTCTATTGCACCTACAGTCACGCAAGTGGATATGTCACAACAATTTTTTGTTTCTGATCCCATACTACCTGTCAAGACAAAAGGTCGTCCAAAAGTTTCTACAAGGATGAAATCTAGTATAGAGAAGGCTTTGgaaccaaagaaaaaaaaatcttgcgCTTATTGTAAGGGGGCAGAAAAAG ATGGATGA
- the LOC122596538 gene encoding protein Brevis radix-like 2, with translation MLTCIACSKQLNTGSLPPEHEENDTPVVTPPNKPAIKALTSQIKDMAVKASGAYKNCKPCSGSSSRKDGEYVDSERGSGSERFHIGYQRTCSSTPRVWGKEMEARLKGLSSGGSTPASYSDRIESVKFIEEDEFKEWVAQVEPGVLITFQSLPQGGNDLKRIRFSREMFNKRQAQRWWAENCDKVMELYNVQRFNHQGVPQPAPQRAEDENSKVESFENSPVTPPLSKEPPPRNFYPKQSRNDSGGPASTPALSSISGAKTETSSLASARTSSSREDDHSGELSVSNASDLETEWVEQDEPGVYITIRALPGGNRELRRVRFSREKFGEMNARMWWEQNRARIQEQYL, from the exons atgtTGACTTGTATAGCTTGTTCGAAACAGCTGAATACTGGATCTCTTCCTCCTGAACACGAAGAAAATGACACCCCTGTTGTTACGCCTCCAAACAAGCCTGCTATTAAGGCTCTTACATCTCAG ATCAAGGATATGGCAGTTAAGGCATCTGGAGCGTATAAGAACTGCAAACCATGTTCTGGATCGTCAAGTCGTAAGGATGGTGAGTATGTAGATTCTGAAAGAGGTTCGGGTTCTGAGAGGTTTCATATAGGGTATCAAAGAACTTGTAGTTCAACACCTAGGGTTTGGGGTAAAGAAATGGAAGCTCGGTTGAAAGGGCTTTCGAGTGGTGGAAGTACTCCTGCTTCGTATAGTGATAGAATTGAATCGGTTAAGTTTATAGAGGAAGACGAGTTTAAAGAATGGGTTGCTCAGGTTGAACCAGGCGTTTTAATTACGTTTCAATCTTTGCCCCAAGGAGGCAATGATCTTAAACGTATCCGGTTCAG TCGTGAGATGTTCAACAAAAGGCAAGCTCAAAGGTGGTGGGCCGAGAACTGTGACAAGGTTATGGAGTTATATAATGTTCAGCGTTTTAATCATCAAGGTGTACCACAACCTGCTCCACAAAGAGCCGAAGACGAG AACTCAAAAGTTGAATCTTTTGAGAACAGTCCAGTGACACCACCACTTAGTAAAGAGCCCCCACCTAGGAATTTCTATCCAAAACAATCTCGTAATGATTCTGGTGGGCCTGCATCAACACCTGCATTGTCGAGCATAAGTGGAGCCAAAACTGAAACATCATCACTGGCTTCTGCTAGGACTAGCTCATCTAGAGAGGATGATCACTCGGGAGAGCTTTCAGTGAGCAATGCAAGTGATTTGGAAACCGAATGGGTCGAGCAGGATGAGCCAGGTGTATACATTACCATCAGAGCACTTCCAGGCGGCAATCGTGAACTGAGGCGTGTTAGATTCAG TCGAGAGAAATTTGGTGAAATGAATGCAAGGATGTGGTGGGAACAGAACAGAGCTAGAATTCAAGAACAGTATTTGTGA
- the LOC122597671 gene encoding protein FAR1-RELATED SEQUENCE 5-like — MWSTQPLGEVNDIDNDDDENETEPTNAFTQYDRCSIIGKKFNSSDDAYTFYNEYGLFKGFGIRRHYYNKHTATNEIYRQVFVCNKQGYKNAKRMKNDGKPRCIKRTGCKATLQVTLSTLGTWVVDKFLDDHNHPLDDPSRAPQQWSHKVFHRTKECRDLVTLLSKTGVRPSEITKIVNVYKGDQDDKLTRVQCSSIINGERKTNLGKECHGIIMHFQPKAATDKDCYFAMDLNADGTFRSVFWADGRSRSSFNQFGDVVVFDVTYKTNKFSLPFAPFVGVNHHNQTILFGGALLENETESTFTWLFEHFLKSCFGTSSTITYSSIVIVLEDG; from the exons ATGTGGTCCACTCAG cCATTAGGTGAAGTAAATGATAtcgataatgatgatgatgaaaatgaaactGAGCCAACCAATGCTTTCACCCAATATGATAGATGCTCCATAATTGGAAAAAAGTTTAATAGCTCAGACGATGCTTATACTTTTTACAACGAATATGGTCTTTTCAAAGGTTTTGGTATTAGAAGGCATTACTATAACAAGCACACGGCCACAAATGAAATATATCGGCAAGTATTTGTATGTAATAAGCAGGGTTACAAGAATGCTAAGCGAATGAAAAATGATGGCAAACCACGTTGCATTAAGAGAACAGGATGTAAGGCTACATTACAGGTGACTTTGTCAACACTAGGAACTTGGGTTGTCGACAAATTTCTTGATGATCACAATCATCCTTTAGACGACCCATCAAGAGCGCCACAACAATGGTCTCACAAGGTATTTCATCGTACCAAAGAATGTCGTGATCTTGTAACTTTGTTGTCAAAAACAGGTGTGAGACCTAGTGAGATCACAAAAATAGTGAATGTGTATAAAGGCGACCAAGATGACAAGCTCACACGAGTTCAATGTTCTTCAATTATCAATGGTGAAAGGAAAACTAACTTAGGCAAAGAGTGTCACGGAATAATCATGCATTTTCAACCGAAAGCCGCAACAGATAAAGATTGCTACTTTGCAATGGACTTGAATGCTGATGGAACATTTAGAAGTGTGTTTTGGGCAGATGGTAGGTCACGGTCGTCTTTTAATCAGTTTGGTGACGTTGTTGTTTTTGACGTGACTTATAAGACAAATAAGTTTAGCTTACCATTTGCTCCATTTGTTGGAGTTAACCACCACAACCAAACTATTTTGTTTGGAGGTGCACTGTTGGAGAATGAGACCGAGTCAACATTTACATGGTTGTTTGAGCATTTTTTGAAAT CATGTTTTGGAACATCTTCAACCATTACGTACTCAAGCATCGTTATTGTGCTGGAAGACGGTTGA